One Ricinus communis isolate WT05 ecotype wild-type chromosome 2, ASM1957865v1, whole genome shotgun sequence DNA segment encodes these proteins:
- the LOC8270958 gene encoding tetratricopeptide repeat protein 33: MYYYKRPSLSSSSMAKQRTSWKIPRAKMKVIWKKDNKTKKRTLSKYPNLPFDQEDQERESLNEITTNQQGFASQDEPLDSQSEKQLAESFQSQGNKLAEDGKYREALGKWEAALNLMPGSTVLHEQKAQVLLEIGDAWNALKAATRATELEPSWAEAWITLGRTQLNFGEPDSAIESFDRALALKPDVKEAQDDRHAALHLVKRRKQLHSSGLSANESRFMVADKAESS, from the exons atgtattattataaacggccttctctctcttcttcttcaatgGCAAAGCAAAGAACTAGCTGGAAAATACCACGCGCAAAGATGAAAGTAATATGGAAGAAGGATAACAAGACCAAGAAACGAACTTTATCTAAGTACCCAAATCTTCCTTTTGATCAAGAAGACCAAGAACGTGAATCTCTGAACGAGATTACTACCAACCAACAAGGTTTTGCTTCTCAAGATGAGCCTTTAGATTCACAGTCAGAAAAGCAGCTTGCCGAGTCCTTTCAATCCCAAGGCAATAAGCTAGCTGAG GATGGAAAATACCGGGAAGCTCTTGGGAAGTGGGAGGCTGCTCTTAATCTAATGCCTGGAAGTACTGTTTTACATGAACAGAAGGCACAAGTCTTACTTGAAATCGGAGATGCATGGAATGCACTGAAAGCTGCAACTC GTGCTACTGAACTGGAACCCTCTTGGGCTGAG GCATGGATCACTCTTGGTAGAACACAGTTAAACTTTGGGGAGCCTGATAGTGCTATTGAAAGCTTTGACAGAGCATTAGCTTTAAAG CCTGATGTGAAGGAGGCTCAAGATGATAGACATGCTGCATTACATCTGGTCAAGAGAAGAAAGCAGCTTCATTCATCAGGCTTGAGTGCTAATGAAAGTCGTTTTATGGTTGCTGACAAGGCTGAGAGCTCTTGA
- the LOC125369235 gene encoding caffeic acid 3-O-methyltransferase-like yields the protein MTAFEYSGTDQRFNKAFNQAMSEQSSLIMKKILDIYKGFEGLKVLADVGGGVGILESRRILHGWSDEYCLNLLENFWEALPDKGKVIIIESVLPDTTENVVFITQILLEQNFDTLAINSCFSSCSY from the exons ATGACAGCGTTCGAATACTCGGGAACTGATCAAAGGTTTAACAAGGCATTCAATCAAGCCATGTCAGAGCAGAGTTCCTTAATCATGAAGAAGATTCTTGATATTTACAAAGGGTTCGAGGGTCTTAAAGTGTTAGCTGATGTGGGTGGTGGTGTTGGAA ttcTTGAATCTAGACGGATACTCCATGGTTGGAGCGATGAATATTGCTTAAATTTACTTGAGAATTTCTGGGAAGCTCTTCCTGACAAGGGTAAGGTGATCATTATTGAATCAGTCCTTCCAGATACAACAGAGAATGTAGTTTTCATTACCCAAATTTTACTGGAGCAAAATTTTGATACCTTAGCAATAAATTCATGTTTTTCAAGTTGCAGTTATTGA
- the LOC8270959 gene encoding chalcone synthase, whose product MANIAKILAIGTANPPNYIFQADYPDFYFKISNSEHMTELKNKFRNICQKSTIKKRYMHLTGDTIKKNPNIGIYRTASLEVPKLGQEAALKAIKEWGQSISRITHLIFCTSSGISMPGADFELTKLLGLPPSVQRSIIYQSGCFAGAQSLRLAKDIAENNVESRILIVCSESMTTCFHVPSDAHLDILVGSAIFGDGAAALIVGANPDPTTEHPLFSVVSAFQTTIPDTENGIVVQTREMGLSYYLSRSVPKLISDNIPEFFSQISAQFEISDWNSLFYIVHPGGPAILNGIEEKLGLVKEKLRASRHVLTEYGNMWSPSVFFVLDEMRKRSLQEGKITTGEGLKMGILVGFGPGLTMENVVLHSTAIA is encoded by the exons ATGGCTAATATAGCTAAAATTCTAGCTATTGGCACTGCAAATCCACCCAATTATATCTTCCAGGCCGACTATCCAGACTTCTACTTCAAAATCAGTAATAGTGAGCATATGACAgaattaaaaaacaagttcAGAAATATTT GCCAAAAGTCCACAATAAAGAAACGTTACATGCACCTTACAGGAGACACTATCAAGAAGAACCCTAACATAGGGATCTACAGGACTGCATCTCTGGAGGTACCAAAGCTTGGTCAAGAGGCCGCATTGAAGGCTATAAAAGAATGGGGACAATCCATATCAAGGATAACTCACCTTATATTCTGCACATCTTCAGGAATCAGTATGCCGGGTGCAGATTTTGAGCTTACCAAGCTTCTTGGTCTCCCTCCATCCGTACAAAGATCCATTATATATCAAAGCGGTTGCTTTGCAGGGGCACAATCTCTTCGTCTCGCTAAAGATATTGCTGAAAACAATGTCGAATCGCGCATTCTTATTGTTTGCTCTGAAAGTATGACTACATGCTTCCATGTCCCATCAGATGCTCACTTGGATATCCTGGTCGGTTCTGCGATTTTCGGTGATGGTGCTGCAGCTTTAATCGTCGGTGCTAATCCTGATCCTACCACGGAACATCCATTGTTCAGTGTGGTTTCAGCATTTCAAACAACTATTCCTGACACGGAGAATGGAATAGTAGTTCAGACAAGAGAAATGGGACTATCCTATTACTTATCTAGAAGTGTACCAAAGCTTATTTCTGACAATATTCCAGAATTCTTCTCTCAAATATCGGCTCAATTTGAAATCTCGGATTGGAACTCGTTGTTTTACATTGTTCACCCTGGTGGACCGGCAATTCTTAACGGAATTGAAGAGAAACTTGGCCTGGTTAAAGAGAAGCTTAGAGCAAGTCGGCATGTGTTAACCGAGTACGGAAATATGTGGAGTCCAAGTGTATTCTTTGTCCTGGATGAGATGAGGAAAAGATCTCTACAGGAGGGGAAAATTACAACTGGAGAAGGATTGAAGATGGGTATCTTGGTTGGATTTGGCCCTGGTTTAACTATGGAGAATGTTGTCCTGCATAGCACTGCTATTGCTTGA
- the LOC8270963 gene encoding PHD finger protein EHD3 isoform X3, giving the protein MGGEEGTSNGDSAGSSEGLRTYKRRKRTRSSSENKGQEDGRGSVEAASKLATETAKEAPYGIPDSHASLDGSNDVLHKESRNFVLENIYQSLTDNHDGIQGCIQDTHMMTIKDSDAADKDRNTWSSQLGWMPNGTHYAARGNIDVTLNKSLDDSQRSVTEMCQHAFANIIISEKFSLLCKLLSENFQEMKPDNFLSLSRIKIKMKDGVYERSPMLFYEDIQRVWKKLQGIGNELISLAKSLSDVSSTSYDEQQFHPQESHFHGKPEQIEACGAYSVCTCRRCGGKADGRNCLVCDSCEEMYHVSCIEPVVKEIPSKSWYCASCSAAGMGSPHENCAVCERLNAPRNLCTQASDEKGSPTIENGSEFEEASNHIEDGFHQSPAGGKNVCFCKMCGSEVENGEKVKICEHILCPYKYYHVRCLTNNLLKSYGPRWYCPSCLCRTCFVDRDDDQIVLCDGCDHAYHMYCMSPPRTSIPRGKWFCRQCDVKIKEIRRAKRAYEKREKRLEKKAEADKRACENLEKKLDEKCEKESGNGRLDILLTAAFNL; this is encoded by the exons ACTGCAAAGGAAGCTCCGTACGGTATTCCCGATAGCCATGCTTCTTTGGATGGTTCAAATGATGTTTTGCACAAAGAGAGCAGAAATTTTGTCCTCGagaatatatatcaatcattaACTGATAATCATGATGGTATACAGGGTTGTATCCAAGATACACATATGATGACAATAAAG GACTCTGATGCTGCTGACAAAGATAGGAATACGTGGTCCTCACAATTAGGGTGGATGCCTAATGGAACTCACTATGCAGCTAGAGGGAATATAGATGTCACATTGAATAAATCATTGGATGACTCTCAACGGTCTGTCACTGAGATGTGCCAGCATGCTTTTGCTAACATCATAATATCTGAAAAGTTCAGCTTACTGTGTAAGCTACTGTctgaaaattttcaagagATGAAGCCTGACAACTTTTTAAGCCTAAGTcgcataaaaataaagatgaaagaTGGGGTTTATGAACGTTCACCTATGCTTTTCTATGAAGATATTCAACGG gtTTGGAAGAAACTTCAAGGAATTGGTAACGAGTTGATATCTCTTGCAAAGAGCCTCTCAGATGTGTCATCGACTTCCTATGATGAACAG CAGTTCCATCCCCAGGAGTCTCATTTTCATGGTAAACCAGAGCAAATAGAAGCTTGTGGTGCTTACAGTGTCTGCACTTGCAGGCGTTGTGGAGGCAAAGCAGATGGGAGGAATTGTTTAGTATGTGACTCATGCGAGGAAATGTACCATGTATCCTGTATTGAACCTGTCGTCAAAGAGATTCCCTCCAAAAGTTGGTACTGTGCTAGCTGCTCTGCAGCAGGGATGGGATCTCCTCATGAGAATTGTGCAGTGTGTGAGAGGCTGAATGCCCCCAGGAATCTATGTACTCAAGCTAGTGATGAAAAGGGTTCTCCAACAATTGAAAATGGCAGTGAGTTTGAAGAGGCTTCAAATCATATCGAGGATGGTTTTCATCAATCACCTGCAGGGGGGAAAAATGTCTGTTTCTGTAAGATGTGTGGAAGTGAGGTGGAAAATGGTGAAAAGGTGAAGATATGTGAGCATATTTTGTGTCCTTACAAGTATTACCATGTAAGGTGCCTGACAAATAACCTGTTAAAATCTTATGGTCCTCGGTGGTATTGCCCTTCTTGCCTATGTAGAACTTGCTTCGTTGATAGAGATGATGATCAGATTGTTTTATGTGATGGTTGTGACCATGCATATCACATGTATTGCATGAGTCCGCCGCGCACTTCCATACCGAGAGGGAAGTGGTTCTGCAGACAATGTGATGtgaaaatcaaagaaataCGCAGAGCAAAGAGGGCATATGAGAAACGAGAAAAAAGATTGGAAAAGAAAGCTGAAGCAGATAAAAGAGCATGTGAGAATCTTGAGAAGAAATTGGATGAGAAATGTGAAAAGGAATCTGGTAACGGTCGATTGGACATTCTTCTTACTGCAGCTTTCAATTTATGA
- the LOC8270961 gene encoding caffeic acid 3-O-methyltransferase gives MSNPNQEEETGKLAIRLANAVVLPMVLKSALELNVIDIISTATSSGGASLSPSEIAARIPTENPDAPILLDRMLRLLASYDILNCSLVTKDNGKVERLYSAKPICKFLTINQSQEGSVAPLFLLHHDEVFMKSWYHFNDAILEGGIPFNRAYGMTAFEYPGTDQRFNRVFNQAMSNHTTLIMKKILDVYKGFEGLNVLVDVGGGVGVALNIITSKYPEIRGISFDLPHVLADAPSYAGVEHVGGDMFVSVPKGDAIFMKWILHDWSDEHCLKLLKNCWEALPNNGKVIVVESILPVAPENIVSSHIVFEQDLFMLAQNPGGKERTKKEFEALALRSGFSCYEVICCAYNSWVMEFHKENDL, from the exons ATGTCTAATCCAAATCAGGAAGAAGAAACAGGAAAGCTAGCAATTCGCCTAGCAAATGCTGTAGTTCTTCCGATGGTATTGAAGTCAGCTCTAGAGCTCAACGTTATTGACATCATTTCAACAGCCACGAGCAGTGGTGGCGCGTCCCTCTCACCCTCCGAGATTGCTGCTAGAATTCCAACAGAGAACCCAGATGCACCAATCTTACTAGACCGAATGTTACGCCTTTTAGCAAGCTATGATATATTAAACTGTTCTTTGGTCACTAAAGATAATGGTAAAGTTGAAAGATTGTATAGTGCAAAGCCCATTTGCAAATTCCTTACTATTAATCAAAGTCAAGAAGGGTCTGTTGCTCCTCTGTTTTTGTTGCATCATGATGAGGTTTTTATGAAAAGCTg gtACCATTTCAATGATGCAATTCTTGAAGGTGGAATTCCATTTAATAGAGCTTATGGAATGACCGCATTTGAATATCCAGGAACTGATCAAAGGTTTAATAGGGTGTTTAATCAAGCTATGTCAAATCATACTACTTTAATCATGAAGAAGATTCTTGATGTTTATAAAGGGTTTGAGGGCCTCAATGTGTTGGTTGATGTTGGTGGTGGTGTCGGTGTTGCTCTTAATATTATCACTTCTAAGTACCCTGAAATCAGGGGGATTAGTTTTGATTTGCCCCATGTATTAGCTGATGCACCTTCATATGCAG GAGTGGAGCATGTTGGGGGAGATATGTTTGTTAGTGtccctaagggagatgcaattTTCATGAAG TGGATACTCCATGATTGGAGCGACGAACATTGCTTGAAACTTCTCAAGAACTGCTGGGAAGCACTTCCTAATAATGGTAAGGTGATCGTTGTGGAGTCAATTCTTCCCGTGGCACCAGAGAATATTGTCTCTTCACATATTGTCTTTGAGCAAGATCTATTCATGTTAGCCCAAAATCCTGGAGGGAAAGAAAGAACCAAGAAGGAATTTGAGGCCTTGGCACTGAGATCTGGCTTTTCATGTTATGAAGTCATATGTTGTGCTTACAATAGCTGGGTTATGGAATTTCACAAAGAGAATGACCTTTGA
- the LOC8270962 gene encoding caffeic acid 3-O-methyltransferase, with protein MSDPNQEEETGKLAIRLANAVVLPMVLKSALELNVIDIISIATSSGGASLSPSEIASKIPTENPDAPILLDRMLRLLASYDILHCSLVTKENGEVERLYSAKPICKFLVINEGQERSVAPLFLLHHDEVFMKSCYHFNDAIIEGGVPFKRAYGMIGFEYLGTDQRFKRVFNQAMSNHTTLIMKKILDVYKGFEGLKVLVDVGGGVGVTLNIIISNYPEIKGINFDLPHVLADAPSYAGVEHVGGDMFVSVPKGDAIFMKWILHGWSDEHCLKLLKKCWEALPNNGKVIVVESILPVAPEKIVSSHIVFEQDLFMLAQTAGGKERTQKEFEVLALRSGFSCCQVICCAYNSWVMEFHKRE; from the exons ATGTCTGATCCaaatcaagaagaagaaactggAAAGCTAGCAATTCGCCTAGCAAATGCTGTAGTTCTTCCGATGGTATTAAAGTCAGCTCTGGAGCTCAACGTCATTGACATCATTTCCATAGCCACGAGCAGTGGTGGCGCGTCTCTCTCACCCTCCGAGATTGCATCTAAAATTCCAACAGAAAACCCAGATGCACCAATCTTACTAGACCGGATGTTACGCCTTTTAGCAAGCTATGATATATTACACTGTTCTTTGGTCACTAAAGAGAATGGTGAAGTTGAAAGATTGTATAGTGCAAAGCCCATTTGCAAATTCCTTGTTATTAATGAAGGTCAAGAACGGTCTGTTGCTCCTCTATTTTTGTTGCATCATGATGAGGTTTTTATGAAAAGCTg ttacCATTTTAATGATGCGATTATTGAAGGTGGAGTTCCATTTAAAAGAGCTTATGGAATGATTGGATTTGAATATCTAGGAACTGATCAAAGGTTTAAAAGGGTATTTAATCAAGCTATGTCAAATCATACTACTTTGATCATGAAGAAGATTCTTGATGTTTATAAAGGGTTTGAGGGCCTCAAAGTGTTGGTTGATGTTGGTGGTGGCGTCGGTGTTACtcttaatattatcatttctAATTATCCTGAAATCAAGGggattaattttgatttgccCCATGTATTAGCTGATGCACCTTCATATGCAG GAGTGGAGCATGTTGGGGGAGATATGTTTGTTAGTGtccctaagggagatgcaattTTCATGAAG TGGATACTCCACGGTTGGAGCGACGAACATTGCTTGAAACTTCTCAAGAAATGCTGGGAAGCACTTCCTAATAATGGTAAGGTGATCGTTGTGGAGTCAATTCTTCCTGTGGCACCGGAGAAAATTGTTTCTTCACACATTGTCTTTGAGCAAGATTTGTTCATGTTAGCTCAAACTGCTGGAGGGAAAGAAAGAACCCAGAAGGAGTTTGAGGTCTTGGCACTGAGATCTGGCTTTTCATGTTGTCAAGTCATATGTTGTGCTTACAATAGCTGGGTTATGGAATTTCACAAAAGAGAATGA